One stretch of Leishmania braziliensis MHOM/BR/75/M2904 complete genome, chromosome 6 DNA includes these proteins:
- a CDS encoding putative acyl-coenzyme a dehydrogenase: protein MRSTAKAMVALCRTPLRMAGSVATGVFFGASMPAAQSATGLSFGLTEQQLQYQETARSFAKDKMIPVAAEYDRSMKYPHEVYKQAWELGLTNMHIPEKYGGLGASVMDGLIVQEELAYACTGMATAFDGNNLAEAPLLIAGTDAQKKKYLGRMVEEPLLAAYCVTEPTGGSDVAGLKTTARKEGDRWVINGSKMWITNGGVASWYFVLARSEGGYTGFIVDANAPGVTRGEKEVMLGQRCSDTRGITFENVVVPEENVVGEPGKGFQVAMRVFDFTRSSVAIAAVGLSRRATDEATGYARERVTMGKPIAQHQAVAFMLAEMAAGVEACRLMTYRAGWDTDQGRRNTYYASCAKMMAANLAEKCAANAVQIFGGNGYNTGYPVEKLYRDCKIFSIYEGTTQIQHTIVSRYVTGMRC from the coding sequence ATGCGCTCCACTGCGAAGGCGATGGTGGCGCTGTGCaggacgccgctgcgcatggcGGGGTCGGTGGCCACGGGTGTGTTCTTCGGCGCGTCGATGCCCGCGGCGCAGTCCGCGACCGGCCTCTCGTTCGGCCtcacagagcagcagctgcagtacCAGGAGAcggcgcgcagcttcgccaAGGATAAGATGATCCCGGTGGCGGCGGAGTACGACCGGTCGATGAAGTACCCCCACGAGGTGTACAAGCAGGCGTGGGAGCTTGGCTTGACGAACATGCACATCCCTGAAAAGTACGGCGGGCTCGGCGCCAGCGTGATGGACGGATTGAttgtgcaggaggagctggccTACGCGTGCACGGGCATGGCGACTGCGTTCGATGGCAACAACCTCGCCGAGGCCCCGCTCCTGATCGCCGGCACGGAcgcgcagaagaagaagtACCTCGGCCGTATGGTGgaggagccgctgctggctgCGTACTGCGTGACGGAGCCGACGGGCGGGTCGGACGTGGCTGGGCTGAAGACGACCGCGAGGAAGGAGGGCGACCGGTGGGTGATCAACGGCTCGAAGATGTGGATCACGAACGGCGGCGTGGCGAGCTGGTACTTTGTGCTGGCGCGCAGCGAGGGCGGCTACACCGGCTTCATCGTGGACGCCAATGCGCCTGGCGTGACGCgcggggagaaggaggtgatgcttggccagcgctgcagcgacacacgCGGCATCACGTTCGAGAACGTGGTGGTGCCGGAGGAGAACGTGGTGGGCGAGCCCGGCAAGGGCTTCCAGGTTGCCATGAGGGTGTTCGACTTCACACGCTCCTCAGtggccatcgccgccgtcgggCTGTCCCGCCGCGCCACGGACGAGGCGACGGGGTACGCTCGCGAGCGCGTGACGATGGGCAAGCCGATTGCGCAGCATCAGGCCGTCGCGTTCATGCTGGCAGAGATGGCGGCTGGCGTGGAGGCGTGCCGGCTCATGACGTACCGTGCTGGCTGGGATACGGACCAGGGCCGCCGCAACACATACTACGCTTCGTGCGCCAAGATGATGGCGGCCAACCTTGCGGAGAAGTGCGCGGCAAACGCGGTGCAGATCTTCGGCGGCAACGGCTACAACACCGGCTACCCGGTGGAGAAGCTGTACCGCGACTGCAAGATCTTCTCCATCTACGAGGGCACGACGCAGATCCAGCACACGATCGTCAGTCGCTACGTGACGGgcatgcgctgctga
- a CDS encoding putative acyl-coenzyme a dehydrogenase produces the protein MRLSTQRRGGRPSTPPPSSRLLHLRKQHTTPFSLPLTRPEVFLGLPVSSFAALLLSTREAAQHISPPSPRRHRRLSPPFCRSAATCRARASAARNMRSTAKAMVALCRTPLRMAGSVATGVFFGASMPAAQSATGLSFGLTEQQLQYQETARSFAKDKMIPVAAEYDRSMKYPHEVYKQAWELGLTNMHIPEKYGGLGASVMDGLIVQEELAYACTGMATAFDGNNLAEAPLLIAGTDAQKKKYLGRMVEEPLLAAYCVTEPTGGSDVAGLKTTARKEGDRWVINGSKMWITNGGVASWYFVLARSEGGYTGFIVDANAPGVTRGEKEVMLGQRCSDTRGITFENVVVPEENVVGEPGKGFQVAMRVFDFTRSSVAIAAVGLSRRATDEATRYARERVTMGKPIAQHQAVAFMLAEMAAGVEACRLMTYRAGWDTDQGRRNTYYASCAKMMAANLAEKCATNAVQIFGGNGYNTGYPVEKLYRDCKIFSIYEGTTQIQHTIVSRYVTGMRC, from the coding sequence ATGCGTCTGAGCACACAGAGACGCGGTGGCCGCCCATCTACTCCTCCACCCTCTTCCCGCCTCCTTCATCTTCGAAAGCAGCACACaacccctttctctctccctctcactcgcCCAGAAGTGTTCTTAGGCCTACCCGTAAGCTCCTTCGCCGCTCTTCTGCTCTCCACCCGTGAAGCTGCTCAGCAcatctcccctccctctccccgccgccatcgccgcctctctcccccgttCTGTCGCTCAGCTGCCACTTGCCGTGCCCGCGCCTCGGCTGCCCGAAACATGCGCTCCACTGCGAAGGCGATGGTGGCGCTGTGCaggacgccgctgcgcatggcGGGGTCGGTGGCCACGGGTGTGTTCTTCGGCGCGTCGATGCCCGCGGCGCAGTCCGCGACCGGCCTCTCGTTCGGCCtcacagagcagcagctgcagtacCAGGAGAcggcgcgcagcttcgccaAGGATAAGATGATCCCGGTGGCGGCGGAGTACGACCGGTCGATGAAGTACCCCCACGAGGTGTACAAGCAGGCGTGGGAGCTTGGCTTGACGAACATGCACATCCCTGAAAAGTACGGCGGGCTCGGCGCCAGCGTGATGGACGGATTGAttgtgcaggaggagctggccTACGCGTGCACGGGCATGGCGACTGCGTTCGATGGCAACAACCTCGCCGAGGCCCCGCTCCTGATCGCCGGCACGGAcgcgcagaagaagaagtACCTCGGCCGCATGGTGgaggagccgctgctggctgCGTACTGCGTGACGGAGCCGACGGGTGGGTCGGACGTGGCTGGGCTGAAGACGACCGCGAGGAAGGAGGGCGACCGGTGGGTGATCAACGGCTCGAAGATGTGGATCACGAACGGCGGCGTGGCGAGCTGGTACTTTGTGCTGGCGCGCAGCGAGGGCGGCTACACCGGCTTCATCGTGGACGCCAACGCGCCTGGCGTGACGCgcggggagaaggaggtgatgcttggccagcgctgcagcgacacacgCGGCATCACGTTCGAGAACGTGGTGGTGCCGGAGGAGAACGTGGTGGGCGAGCCCGGCAAGGGCTTCCAGGTTGCCATGAGGGTGTTCGACTTCACACGCTCCTCAGtggccatcgccgccgtcgggCTGTCCCGCCGCGCCACGGACGAGGCGACGAGGTACGCTCGCGAGCGCGTGACGATGGGCAAGCCGATTGCGCAGCATCAGGCCGTCGCGTTCATGCTGGCAGAGATGGCGGCTGGCGTGGAGGCGTGTCGACTCATGACGTACCGTGCTGGCTGGGATACGGACCAGGGCCGCCGCAACACGTACTACGCTTCGTGCGCCAAGATGATGGCGGCCAACCTTGCGGAGAAGTGCGCGACAAACGCGGTGCAGATCTTCGGCGGCAACGGCTACAACACCGGCTACCCGGTGGAGAAGCTGTACCGCGACTGCAAGATCTTCTCCATCTACGAGGGCACGACGCAGATCCAGCACACGATCGTCAGTCGCTACGTGACGGgcatgcgctgctga